In Chaetodon trifascialis isolate fChaTrf1 chromosome 2, fChaTrf1.hap1, whole genome shotgun sequence, one DNA window encodes the following:
- the col9a1a gene encoding collagen, type IX, alpha 1a produces MAHSRICRDSLLVILLQIVLICSAQRGPVGPRGPPGPPGVAGVPGVDGIDGDRGEDSTVNGGPGPDGENGKDGVPGAAGLPGADGPVGPPGDPGTVGQQGPKGDPGPRGPPGEPGVGPDGLDGIPGTDGLPGELGKAGPPGARGKRGQVGLPGPAGPRGPPGVYQGEDLCPSACPAGLTGHPGLPGMKGHKGLKGESGEPGRQGHKGEEGEQGPQGEVGAQGLPGPGGARGLPGIMGSKGDRGPRGKPGDVGSRGIQGGPGDPGQRGARGELGPAGVQGDRGPAGIRGVPGPKGEPGLPGPDGREGIPGLPGSKGLPGKSGAPGDAGTQGLPGLPGAYGQKGVSGTKGVTGDPGVVGLMGSPGKQGERGEQGEVGPVGPRGGSGERGERGHDGPPGLPGARGSKGDPGLPGLPGPAGYRGQKGDRGAVGLDGAKGEQGAAGAEGTPGERGDMGDQGEPGEKGSTGPPGETGNKGPEGSRGQQGKEGKQGQPGPRGMQGDTGVPGLPGAQGPAGKSPTDTHIKQVCMRVMQEQLAQLAASLSRPESGIAGLPGPPGPPGPPGPTGENGFPGHPGSRGLPGLKGPAGLLGRKGLKGDQGDKGDRGPTERGPKGAPGAPGLPGEPGRPAYGKDGRDGERGPRGVSGTPGVPGPPGTPGLNGYCESSQCVLPMVASPVSAKDSSMKGPSEM; encoded by the exons ATGGCTCACTCCAGGATCTGTCGAGACTCTTTGCTGGTGATTTTACTGCAAATCGTGCTGATTTGCTCTGCTCAG AGGGGCCCGGTCGGCCCCAGAGGCCCCCCAGGGCCGCCCGGAGTTGCTGGCGTGCCCGGAGTGGATGGCATCGAT ggtgacagaggagaaGACTCCACAGTGAACGGCGGACCA GGCCCTGACGGTGAAAACGGCAAAGATGGAGTTCCTGGAGCTGCAGGCCTTCCCGGCGCAGAT GGACCTGTTGGACCTCCTGGAGATCCAGGCACAGTGGGCCAACAAGGGCCAAAA ggaGATCCTGGCCCACGTGGACCTCCTGGAGAGCCT GGTGTAGGACCTGATGGGCTGGAT GGTATTCCTGGCACAGACGGACTACCAGGCGAACTGGGAAAAGCTGGACCACCT GGAGCAAGAGGCAAGAGAGGTCAAGTGGGTCTTCCTGGTCCTGCAGGGCCACGG ggtCCTCCTGGCGTGTATCAAGGAGAGGACCTG TGTCCTAGCGCCTGCCCAGCTGGTTTGACTGGACATCCTGGTCTCCCCGGAATGAAA GGCCACAAAGGGCTTAAGGGTGAATCAGGTGAACCTGGAAGACAAGGACACAAG ggagaggagggcgaACAAGGACCGCAGGGTGAAGTCGGAGCTCAAGGCCTACCA GGCCCAGGTGGGGCAAGAGGCCTCCCAGGAATAATGGGCTCAAAAGGCGACAGG GGACCTCGTGGAAAACCTGGTGATGTCGGTTCTCGGGGAATCCAGGGGGGCCCA GGTGATCCAGGCCAAAGAGGAGCCAGAGGTGAGCTCGGCCCCGCGGGAGTCCAG GGGGATCGAGGTCCAGCTGGAATTAGAGGAGTACCAGGGCCAAAAGGAGAGCCT GGCCTCCCTGGTCCAGATGGCCGTGAGGGAATACCTGGACTTCCAGGGTCCAAG gGTCTTCCAGGGAAAAGTGGGGCTCCAGGTGATGCTGGCACACAAGGACTTCCT GGTTTACCGGGTGCTTATGGCCAAAAAGGAGTCAGTGGCACAAAG GGTGTCACAGGTGACCCAGGTGTTGTAGGACTGATGGGCTCTCCAGGGAAACAA gGCGAACgtggagagcagggagaggtGGGACCTGTCGGACCCAGAGGAGGATCA gGTGAACGAGGAGAGAGAGGGCATGATGGGCCTCCAGGATTACCAGGAGCCAGG GGAAGCAAAGGGGATCCTGGTCTTCCTGGACTTCCTGGTCCAGCTGGTTATCGTGGCCAGAAGGGGGACAGG gGTGCCGTTGGTCTCGATGGTGCAAAGGGAGAGCAG GGAGCTGCAGGTGCTGAAGGAACACccggagagagaggagacatg GGTGACCaaggagaaccaggagagaaAGGATCG ACAGGCCCACCTGGAGAGACAGGAAATAAAGGCCCAGAGGGCAGCCGAGGACAGCAGGGGAAAGAGGGCAAGCAGGGCCAACCGGGACCACGCGGCATGCAGGGCGACACGGGGGTACCGGGCCTGCCGGGGGCTCAGGGACCAGCG gGAAAATCACCAACTGATACACACATCAAACAAGTCTGCATGAGGGTAATGCAAG agcagctggccCAGCTAGCAGCTAGCCTGAGCAGGCCTGAGTCAGGCATCGCGGGGCTACCCGGTCCTCCTGGCCCGCCTGGACCTCCAGGCCCCACCGGAGAAAATGGTTTCCCCGGACACCCCGGATCACGAGGACTGCCTGGTCTGAAGGGTCCAGCTGGGCTGCTGGGTCGCAAAGGACTCAAAG gtgacCAGGGTGACAAAGGGGACAGAGGACCCACAGAGAGAGGACCCAAAGGAGCGCCAGGTGCCCCCGGTCTGCCAG GTGAACCCGGTCGACCGGCCTATGGCAAAGACGGTCGTGACGGAGAGAGGGGGCCCCGCGGTGTTTCCGGTACGCCTGGTGTTCCCGGTCCTCCCGGCACCCCCGGTCTGAACGGTTACTGCGAGTCGTCACAGTGCGTCCTGCCCATGGTGGCGTCACCGGTTTCTGCAAAGGACTCCAGCATGAAGGGCCCCAGTGAGATGTGA
- the hyls1 gene encoding centriolar and ciliogenesis-associated protein HYLS1 isoform X2, whose translation MMDNLDFSEEELQEQLVDLGYKNIPKHRLHKFKQDLDELIRRGEWKSFASPTQTYCTRSQTATSHPSPPPAYTKEKVGQCYFDDSAEGFFLHAGQADPDRQVFTTCQNGDSRQQRGRCDSYAQHSLATKVHLPPGAPSRLQVEQDPDDTLHPLLTDSYTSTPDSQGRRFIKRKVLRKHKGQSLICDESVYSEDSEAASCLEERLAELRLSTSPQRDFETENEDEVSHSDSQGDSQDDSQGDSQGDSQSDSQSSESEGISMSAFESYIRGLTRAQRDADIRPKPKSFIRPVLSQQTMKKTDPVAKYFQYKQLWDMYKLPGETDRRGLRLEIKERLAYQPPPPKPRRVYVPNTYIVPTEKKRSALRWEIRNDLANSLVPYKCSYRF comes from the exons ATGATGGACAACCTGGATTTCTCAGAAGAGGAACTTCAGGAACAACTGGTGGACCTGGGCTATAAAAATATACCAAAACACAGGCTGCATAAATTCAAGCAAG ATCTTGATGAACTGATTCGACGTGGAGAATGGAAAAGCTTCGCCTCGCCCACTCAGACATACTGCACCAGATCTCAGACAGCCACATCTCATCCAAGTCCTCCTCCTGCCTACACCAAAGAGAAAG tTGGTCAGTGCTACTTTGATGACTCTGCAGAAGGGTTTTTCTTACATGCGGGACAAGCGGACCCTGACAGACAG GTGTTCACCACCTGTCAGAACGGAGACTCTCGACAGCAGCGGGGACGCTGTGACTCGTACGCTCAACACTCGTTGGCTACAAAGGTCCATCTGCCTCCAGGTGCTCCTagcaggctgcaggtggagcaggatCCTGACGACACTCTCCACCCGCTGCTCACTGACAGCTACACATCCACTCCTGACAGCCAGGGGAGACGCTTCATCAAGAGAAAAGTCCTGAG GAAACATAAAGGACAGTCTCTTATCTGTGATGAATCAGTCTACAGTGAAGACTCAG AAGCAGCAAGCTGTCTGGAGGAACGACTGGCGGAGCTTCGTTTATCCACGTCGCCTCAACGCGACTTTGAGACGGAGAACGAAGACGAAGTCAGCCATAGCGACAGCCAGGGCGACAGCCAGGACGACAGCCAGGGCGACAGCCAGGGCGACAGCCAGAGCGACAGCCAGAGCTCTGAGAGCGAGGGAATCTCTATGAGCGCCTTTGAATCCTACATAAGAGGCCTG ACTCGAGCTCAAAGGGACGCCGACATCAGGCCCAAACCCAAGTCCT tCATCCGACCAGTACTGAGTCAGCAAACCATGAAGAAGACAGACCCAGTGGCCAA GTATTTCCAGTATAAGCAGCTCTGGGACATGTACAAACTCCCAGGAGAGACGGACAGGAGAGGTCTCCGCCTGGAGATAAAG gaaCGACTCGCGTACCAGCCTCCTCCA CCTAAACCTCGGAGGGTTTACGTGCCAAACACCTACATCGTGCCAACAGAGAAGAAGCGCTCGGCCCTTCGCTGGGAGATCAGGAACGATTTGGCCAACAGTCTCGTTCCATACAAATGCAGCTATCGATTTTAG
- the hyls1 gene encoding uncharacterized protein hyls1 isoform X1: MSKMYDSQWDDESDDDKKSLNSSFWSDGERREEEEEEEVVEIERVVQEEDSKTIDEAKGSLQEALEEEKPELNNQGNLSEGSFQSGSNNEEEDDDDESCSSSCDSQEEEEEEEVVEIERVVQKEDSKHVDEAEGSLQEDSEEEKPELNNQSNTSEGSFQSGSNDDEEEEEEEDGDDDDDDESCSSSCDSPAPSLMTSGYGTYRPEEQEGGDYRDDHTITEFDQDSRGDLSETRDDEEDSRSLCSFGGFDIEPAEPDYSEPRPVSALADTEPEANVAFCGDDGLQAGVDDTDRTPEEDPDRAGEEKSEEAAENKVRNGAAEEHRVAVEVKDKFVLDEKQSVDVEEGQQSERLEEEEEVQDLQEDNDVEKEDKVQSEDPDVSSSNKDIKFIDSKVDFSQMTYEEMCEEWEGNLRQMKEAASCLEERLAELRLSTSPQRDFETENEDEVSHSDSQGDSQDDSQGDSQGDSQSDSQSSESEGISMSAFESYIRGLTRAQRDADIRPKPKSFIRPVLSQQTMKKTDPVAKYFQYKQLWDMYKLPGETDRRGLRLEIKERLAYQPPPPKPRRVYVPNTYIVPTEKKRSALRWEIRNDLANSLVPYKCSYRF; the protein is encoded by the exons ATGTCCAAAATGTACGACAGTCAGTGGGACGATGAGAGCGACGATGACAAGAAGTCTCTGAACTCCTCTTTTTGGTCTGATGGAGAGCgtcgggaggaggaggaagaggaggaggtggtggagattGAGCGAGTGGTCCAGGAGGAAGACTCCAAAACCATTGATGAAGCTAAGGGCTCACTCCAGGAGGCTTTAGAGGAGGAAAAGCCTGAACTGAACAACCAGGGCAACCTGAGTGAGGGGAGTTTCCAAAGTGGAAGCAATaacgaggaggaggatgatgatgacgaaAGCTGTAGCAGCAGTTGTGATagtcaggaggaggaagaggaggaggaggtggtggaaaTTGAGCGAGTGGTGCAAAAGGAAGACTCCAAACATGTTGATGAAGCCGAGGGTTCGCTCCAGGAGgattcagaggaggaaaagcctGAACTGAACAACCAGAGCAACACGAGTGAGGGCAGTTTCCAAAGTGGAAgcaatgatgatgaggaggaggaggaggaggaggatggtgatgatgatgatgatgatgaaagctGTAGCAGCAGTTGTGATAGTCCAGCTCCAAGTCTGATGACCTCCGGTTACGGCACCTACAGAccagaggagcaggaaggaggagacTACAGAGATGACCACACCATAACAGAGTTTGACCAGGACAGTCGGGGAGACCTGTCTGAGACCAGAGACGACGAAGAGGACAGTCGTTCTCTTTGCAGCTTTGGCGGGTTTGACATCGAACCCGCAGAGCCAGACTACAGCGAGCCTCGTCCCGTCAGTGCGTTAGCAGACACTGAGCCTGAAGCTAATGTGGCATTTTGTGGAGATGATGGCCTGCAAGCAGGGGTGGACGACACAGACAGGACACCAGAAGAAGATCCAGACCGAGCAGGTGAGGAGAAATCTGAAGAAGCCGCcgaaaacaaagtgagaaatggagcagcagaggaacacCGTGTAGCTGTGGAAGTGAAAGACAAATTCGTTTTGGATGAGAAGCAAAGTGTTGATGTTGAAGAGGGGCAACAATCTGAACGgctggaagaagaagaggaagtgcAGGACCTTCAAGAAGACAATGATgtggagaaagaggacaaagtCCAGTCGGAGGATCCAGACGTGTCTTCAAGCAACAAAGACATCAAGTTTATCGACTCCAAAGTGGATTTCAGCCAGATGACGTATGAGGAGATGTGTGAGGAGTGGGAGGGAAACCTCAGACAGATGAAGG AAGCAGCAAGCTGTCTGGAGGAACGACTGGCGGAGCTTCGTTTATCCACGTCGCCTCAACGCGACTTTGAGACGGAGAACGAAGACGAAGTCAGCCATAGCGACAGCCAGGGCGACAGCCAGGACGACAGCCAGGGCGACAGCCAGGGCGACAGCCAGAGCGACAGCCAGAGCTCTGAGAGCGAGGGAATCTCTATGAGCGCCTTTGAATCCTACATAAGAGGCCTG ACTCGAGCTCAAAGGGACGCCGACATCAGGCCCAAACCCAAGTCCT tCATCCGACCAGTACTGAGTCAGCAAACCATGAAGAAGACAGACCCAGTGGCCAA GTATTTCCAGTATAAGCAGCTCTGGGACATGTACAAACTCCCAGGAGAGACGGACAGGAGAGGTCTCCGCCTGGAGATAAAG gaaCGACTCGCGTACCAGCCTCCTCCA CCTAAACCTCGGAGGGTTTACGTGCCAAACACCTACATCGTGCCAACAGAGAAGAAGCGCTCGGCCCTTCGCTGGGAGATCAGGAACGATTTGGCCAACAGTCTCGTTCCATACAAATGCAGCTATCGATTTTAG
- the mrpl4 gene encoding large ribosomal subunit protein uL4m, which produces MFRCSLVICGRGAAKRFASSFSGESALPPNLLLPSNLVDPARLKRPPPPPGCSLPVLRKCDVVVPAHLSPVQMWVDTLERQDSEPLGLAHLHPDVFAVPPRLDILHDVEVWQRNFKRISHASTKVRSEVRGGGKKPWKQKGSGRARHGSIRSPLWRGGGVSHGPRGPTSYYYMLPMKVRVLGLKVALSSKMAQDYLHVVDSLNIPTPDSQYLLDLLRHRHWGESVLIVDVGEEIPENILQATANLKTVNVIPAIGLNVHSMLKHESIILTLETIKFLEDKLLWHDQRYTPLYPFRLPYSDFP; this is translated from the exons ATGTTTCGTTGTTCTCTGGTAATTTGTGGCAGAGGAGCCGCTAAAAGG tttgCCTCATCCTTCTCTGGTGAGAGCGCTTTGCCTCctaacctgctgctgccttcaaacCTGGTGGATCCTGCCAGATTAA AgcgacctcctcctcctccaggctgcTCCCTGCCTGTTCTGAGGAAGTGTGACGTTGTCGTTCCCGCTCATCTGAGTCCCGTCCAGATGTGGGTGGACACTCTGGAGAGGCAGGACAGCGAGCCATTGGGTTTGGCTCATCTCCACCCAGATGTCTTCGCGGTGCCTCCGAG gctCGATATTCTCCATGATGTTGAAGTATGGCAGAGAAATTTTAAAAGAATT AGCCATGCCAGCACAAAggtcaggtcagaggtcagaggtggaGGCAAGAAACCGTGGAAACAGAAAGGAAGTGGAAGAGCGCGTCATGGAAGCATCAGGTCACCGTTATGGAGAGGAG GTGGGGTGTCTCACGGACCCAGAGGGCCGACCAGTTACTACTACATGTTACCCATGAAGGTTCGAGTGCTGGGACTCAAAGTGGCTCTGAGCTCCAAGATGGCTCAG GACTACCTTCACGTTGTGGACTCTCTGAACATCCCCACACCTGACTCTCAGTACCTGCTGGACCTgctcagacacagacactgGGGAGAGTCGGTGCTGATAGTCGATGT AGGTGAAGAGATTCCTGAAAACATCCTTCAGGCGACAGCAAATTTGAAGACAGTGAATGTTATTCCAGCCATTG gTCTGAATGTCCACAGCATGCTGAAACATGAATCCATCATCCTCACACTGGAAACCATCAAGTTTCTGGAAGACAAGCTGCTTTGGCACGACCAGCGCTACACGCCCCTGTACCCGTTCAGACTGCCCTACTCTGACTTCCCATAG